AAAGAGGGCCCGACCGATGGAGGCGGGGTTGAGGGCGGCTTGCCGCGACCAGAACTCCTCGTGCTCGTTCTTCCGTATGGCGTTGCGGTGGAGGATTCCCAACTGACCCGCAGCCGAATCCAGGTCGTCCTCAGCCAAGTCAACCGAGAACACCCTCTCGTACTCGATGCCTTCCTCGAACGTGAGGTGGTAGAGGTTCCAGGCAATCCCGTTTGTCAGGAGCACCCAACGGAAGTTGTTCCGGGAGGCGTACATCTGGGACTGCTCGATATGCTTGTCCCGGAGAGTGACTCCGGCGGCCTTCACCTCCACCAGTAGCTTCGTAACCCCGTCGATCTTGAGGGCGATGTCGATGTACTTGCTCTTCAGTTGCGCCTCCCGGCTGATCTCGGTCAGAACGTCGTAGCCAAGGACCTCCTCCATGAACTTGACAACTCGCTGAACCGTGTCGGCCTCGTTCAGGTTGTCCCGTTGGGCCTGAAGCAGGATGGGCTGGAACTTCCTTAGTGGCCTGCGGATATTTGCCGTCATCCCGGCACCTCCCATGAAGATCCCCGGCGACGCGAAGTGACCTAACATCTCTGGGGTTCAGCAGGCGGGCACGTACTCCTCCACTTCCCCCGCGGTTGTGCATAAGCAAGAGCCGAGCGGCCCATTCATCGCGGCAGCGGAGACCACTTCGCGTCTTCTTACCCCTCGTCACGTGAGTCGCAACGAGCGACGATTGTTGGGCGCCAAGCTCCAATCGCGGGCGGGCTGGCCGGGAGGACAAGGGCAACCTACGGATGTGGGTCGTGGGGTTTCCTGCGGCGCGCCAGGCGTGGGAAGCGTACCGTGACGCCCTGATCCTTGAGGAGCGCGCCTATTCGGGCCGCTTGCCATTGGCCTCCGAGCGATTCGCGTGACGCGATTCGCGTCCCCAAGGTCAGCCTCCCGGGGGGCCCCGTCGGGATGAACACGGCCAGGGCGCCACGGGTCGGCCCGCGACTGTCTCCACCGAGTTAGGCTGCAGTTAGGCTGTAGTAGAGTACTAGGCGGGCGGGGAATGAAAACGGGGCGAAGGCTGAAACTCTCGCCCCGTCGGTGTTTCGGCTGGAGCGCCCGGAGGGAGTCGAACCCCCGACCTACTGGTCTAGTCCAGCCGCAGGCGCTCAATCGCCGACGCTTGCCGGTGCGCCCGTTGAAGGTCAGCCCCCACCAGGTTGCTGTAGCGCAGCGTTGTCGCCAGGCTCTCGTGCCCCATCAGCCGGCGCACCTCGTCGAGCCCGGCGCCGCCGCGCAGCCACGAGGTCGCCGCGAAGTGTCTCAGTGCGTGCGGGTGCAGCCGGCGGTGCGCGGGCAGGCCGGCCTTCGCGCTGAGGCGGTTGGAGATTGTCAGCAGGTGCCGTGTCTTCAGCGGTCGGCCCTGCCGGTCGGCAAACAGGAACGCCTCGGGCGCAGGGTGAGGGTGACGCGCGAGCCACGTCTTGAGGGCGCGCGTGGTGGTGGGCCCGATGAAGGTGACGCGATCTTTGCGCCCCTTGCCGGCGCGCACGAACAGGCCGCGGTCGGCCGGCCGCCAGTCCTCGACGAGCAGGTGCAGCAGTTCGCCGGCGCGGAGGCCAGCATCGGCGAGCGTCAGCAGCAGGGTGCGGTTGCGGACGCCCTCCAGAGTATCAGGACAGGCCGCCAGCACGGCGCGCAGTTCGTCCTCGGTGGGCACGTCGGGCAGTGTCCTGGGCGTCCTCATGGTGAAGCCGCGCAATGGCGTCGCCGCGAGCATGCCAACCTCCACGCACCAGCGGAAGAACGTTCGCAACGTGCGGAACCCCTGGTGCTGCGTGCTGGCGCTGCGGTGTTGCAGTCCGACGAAGAAGGTTCTCACCGAAAGCGCCGTCACCTCGGGCACCTCGGCGGTCAGCCGGCGCAGCCACCAAGAGTAGACCTGAACCGTCTTCGCGGTGCAGCCGCCGACGCGCTTCGTCAGCAGGAACGCCTCGACGAGATTGCAGAAGGGGTGAGCGTCTGCTTCTTCGGCGGATTTCGTGAAGGAGCCAAAGGCTGAAAGCCGCGTCCTGACTGGGTTGGCGCGCCTGGAGGGACTCGAACCCCCGGCCCGCTGCTTAGAAGGCAGCCGCTCTATCCGCTGAGCTACAGGCGCGCGGCCAGGCACGAGTATAGCACAGGCCCCTGCTCACAGAACCCTGTGCACCGCCAGTCGGGAGAATACCACCGCGGCTACCAGGCACGCCAGCGCAGCGCCGGCGGCGAGCGCTGTAGCCTCGGTGGGGCGGCGCTCCCAGCCGATCTGTCGGCCCAGGTGCCGGTAGACTCGCCGCAACTCGCCGACGTTAGTGGTGCGGTAGTATGCGCCCCCTGCGGTCTCCGCCATCCCGCGGAGGGTTTCTTCGTCCAGGCGCACCAATATGCTGCGTCCGGCGACGGTGAGGGTCGTGCCTTCAGGCGTACCGACCCCCACGGTGTAGACCTTTACCTGGAGATCGCGTGCGCTGCGCGCCGCCTCCAACGGATGTGTTCCGCGGTTGCTCTGCCCGTCGGAGAGCAGCACGATCACTCCCGGGGGCAGCTTCCCCGCTGGCGCCGGCGACGCCCCAGGCGGCAGCGCAAGAGGCGCTTCGCCACCTGCCAGCGGTCGAACACGGCCAGGCAGAGCCCAGATCGCCTCGAGCAGGCCATCGCCCATCGCGGTGGCGGATTCCGGGATAAGCAGGTCAATCGCATCGCGGATGCGGGCACGATCCGCCGTCGGCGGCACGACCGTCGTGGCGTAACCGCTGAAGGTAACCAGGCCCACCCGGAAACCGCCGGGCAGCGCTCGAACGAACTCGTGAGCAGCCAGCTTCGCACCGGCCATCCTGTTGGGCTTGAAGTCATCGGCCAGCATGCTGCGGCTCACATCAATGGAGAGCACCACCACGCCCTCTCGCGCGGGTACCGGCAGCGGAGCCGTGGGCCGTGCCAGACCGATCAGAACCATCCCGATGCCCAATAGGTAGAGCACCGGAGGCGCCCACCTGCGCCACCTGCCGCGACCGCCGGCGGCACGCGCCAGCATCTCGACGTTGGGAACAAGCATTACCCCGCGCGGGCGCCTTACCTGAAGCCGGAGGTACGCCCAGACAAGCAGCGGCAGCGCCGCCAACGCCCACAGCATGAAGGGCCACTCAAAGGTCATGGCACCCTCCCAAACCAGAACAGTGAAAGCGCGCCGCCGGCCAGCATGAAGACGCCTGCCACCGCCATCAGGAGAAACGACATCTCCTGGCGGGTGCGCTCCCACCCCACGGACCGGCCTAGCAACCGCGAGAGCTCCTGCAGCTCCTCCGCG
The nucleotide sequence above comes from bacterium. Encoded proteins:
- a CDS encoding tyrosine-type recombinase/integrase produces the protein MPSKQRAGGSSPSRRANPVRTRLSAFGSFTKSAEEADAHPFCNLVEAFLLTKRVGGCTAKTVQVYSWWLRRLTAEVPEVTALSVRTFFVGLQHRSASTQHQGFRTLRTFFRWCVEVGMLAATPLRGFTMRTPRTLPDVPTEDELRAVLAACPDTLEGVRNRTLLLTLADAGLRAGELLHLLVEDWRPADRGLFVRAGKGRKDRVTFIGPTTTRALKTWLARHPHPAPEAFLFADRQGRPLKTRHLLTISNRLSAKAGLPAHRRLHPHALRHFAATSWLRGGAGLDEVRRLMGHESLATTLRYSNLVGADLQRAHRQASAIERLRLD
- a CDS encoding VWA domain-containing protein; translated protein: MTFEWPFMLWALAALPLLVWAYLRLQVRRPRGVMLVPNVEMLARAAGGRGRWRRWAPPVLYLLGIGMVLIGLARPTAPLPVPAREGVVVLSIDVSRSMLADDFKPNRMAGAKLAAHEFVRALPGGFRVGLVTFSGYATTVVPPTADRARIRDAIDLLIPESATAMGDGLLEAIWALPGRVRPLAGGEAPLALPPGASPAPAGKLPPGVIVLLSDGQSNRGTHPLEAARSARDLQVKVYTVGVGTPEGTTLTVAGRSILVRLDEETLRGMAETAGGAYYRTTNVGELRRVYRHLGRQIGWERRPTEATALAAGAALACLVAAVVFSRLAVHRVL
- a CDS encoding type I restriction enzyme HsdR N-terminal domain-containing protein, with product MTANIRRPLRKFQPILLQAQRDNLNEADTVQRVVKFMEEVLGYDVLTEISREAQLKSKYIDIALKIDGVTKLLVEVKAAGVTLRDKHIEQSQMYASRNNFRWVLLTNGIAWNLYHLTFEEGIEYERVFSVDLAEDDLDSAAGQLGILHRNAIRKNEHEEFWSRQAALNPASIGRALFQEIVLLLIRREIKRKEGVLIDPEDLTVALHDMLSQEAREQIGPPRIRRRRARRAAQPQEPASGTETAETEGRA